A genome region from Jeongeupia sp. HS-3 includes the following:
- a CDS encoding glutamine synthetase family protein — translation MSVLSDWLRENRITEVECITPDFTGIARGKIVPREKFSEEEGMRLPQVVLVQTVTGEYAEHIVPDTDPDMVLLPDPSSIRLVPWAKDPVAQVIHDCFYHDGRPVEMSPRHVLRRVLQLYEAKGWEPVVAPEMEFYIVDVNVDPDLPLQPPVGRTGRPETGRKAYSIDAVNEYDDLFEDVYDYCDAQHLQIDTLIHEVGACQMEINFLHGKALDLADQVFLFKRTVREAAIRHNMYATFMAKPMENEPGSAMHIHMSVIDQATGKNVFSNDDGSASEVFHQCIGGMQKYFPQLIALFAPYVNSYRRLVRHTAAPINVQWGLDNRTCGIRVPHSTPAARRIENRIPGVDCNPYLVLAGTLAAAYLGIAEQLAPTPALDGNAYGLPFAFPHGLDDAIAVFGNSPALASVLGQEFITAYCAVKQAEYLEYARVISPWERRHLLLFV, via the coding sequence ATGAGCGTACTGAGCGACTGGCTGCGGGAAAACCGGATCACCGAAGTCGAGTGCATCACGCCGGATTTCACCGGTATCGCCCGCGGCAAGATCGTGCCGCGCGAGAAATTCAGCGAAGAAGAAGGCATGCGCCTGCCGCAGGTCGTGCTGGTGCAGACGGTCACCGGTGAATACGCCGAGCACATCGTTCCCGATACCGATCCGGACATGGTGCTGTTGCCAGACCCCAGCAGCATCCGGCTGGTGCCGTGGGCCAAAGACCCGGTGGCGCAGGTGATTCACGACTGCTTTTATCACGACGGCCGGCCGGTCGAAATGTCGCCACGGCATGTGCTGCGGCGCGTGCTGCAACTGTATGAGGCCAAAGGCTGGGAGCCGGTCGTCGCGCCGGAAATGGAGTTCTACATCGTCGACGTGAACGTTGATCCCGATCTGCCGCTACAGCCACCGGTCGGGCGCACCGGGCGACCCGAAACCGGCCGCAAGGCGTATTCGATCGACGCGGTGAACGAGTACGACGATCTGTTCGAAGACGTCTACGACTATTGCGACGCGCAGCATCTGCAAATCGATACGCTGATCCACGAAGTGGGTGCCTGCCAGATGGAGATCAACTTCCTGCATGGCAAGGCGCTTGATCTGGCCGATCAGGTCTTCCTGTTCAAGCGCACGGTGCGCGAGGCGGCGATTCGCCACAATATGTACGCGACCTTCATGGCCAAGCCGATGGAAAACGAACCCGGCTCGGCGATGCACATTCATATGAGCGTGATCGATCAGGCGACCGGCAAGAACGTGTTCTCCAACGACGATGGCAGCGCGAGCGAGGTGTTCCATCAGTGCATCGGCGGCATGCAGAAGTATTTCCCGCAACTGATCGCGCTGTTCGCCCCCTATGTGAACAGCTATCGGCGACTGGTACGCCACACCGCCGCGCCGATCAATGTGCAATGGGGCCTGGACAACCGCACTTGCGGCATCCGCGTGCCGCACTCGACCCCGGCGGCAAGGCGGATCGAAAACCGCATCCCCGGCGTCGATTGCAATCCCTACCTCGTACTGGCCGGAACACTGGCTGCGGCGTATCTGGGCATTGCCGAACAGCTCGCCCCGACGCCGGCACTCGACGGCAACGCCTACGGTCTGCCCTTCGCCTTTCCACACGGGCTTGACGATGCGATTGCCGTGTTCGGCAACAGCCCGGCACTGGCCAGCGTACTGGGGCAGGAGTTCATCACCGCCTACTGTGCGGTCAAGCAAGCCGAATACCTCGAATACGCCCGCGTCATCAGCCCGTGGGAGCGTCGCCACCTGTTGCTGTTCGTTTGA